A window of Patescibacteria group bacterium contains these coding sequences:
- a CDS encoding LamG-like jellyroll fold domain-containing protein has translation MQKDKKYKKFEKGFTLVETLIALAILAIISAGIFGIFQAVSKSSNIYETRTVATGLANEQMELIRNLPYLQVGTTEGWPQGNIPSTSPARNINNVNYTVHTDVQYVDDQFDELAPNDPYNADYKKARVWVTWDTYPSTNPVTLVTTIVPKGQESIENGGTLSLQVFDNVVAPVSQVSVHIENKSLIPNIDINTQTNSQGELVVPALPVDTGNNYYIRVSKTGYTSDYTVPITQEDPSPTLPNQSIQQGTITEVSFTIDKVSRLTINATGTQGGGSWWDVGYQYRKQITVHNNSANILPAHSTVALNLDHYSLVQANKSLSNGNDIRIVYFDGSTWHDLDRINSTDWNQNGTETKIWFATQQDIQASALSDTYFLYYDNSSASNPNTNLTSIFTPERDSDTAGLYYFENSDGTIITDSSGNNNNGTVTNPNWTAGFSGHSLLYDLPSAYAEVSVADNSSLDIEGQLTLEAWVNPTSIAGNQTIIDRLNDYALWLDNGIPSFGVFDQVAGLKSIQATDPVPTDTWSYVSGTYLPGNMKIFVNGEEKNSKSETVTYLAVNSSPLTIGNGNNFGEKSSQFIGKIDSARISDIIRVNFPFSSIPDTNLTLGEEESVIGANPVAGISLNIVGERPIGHDGEGNPIIRNNFLNQTTNASGQLILTDIEWDKYTITLASDGYDLAEISPPNPVNITPNENQVVTLVLVPHTDNSLKVTVVDSSKDPINQATVHVTNNGFDQTKATGSAGQVFFSALNPGTYNIEVTKDGFETITTTQDVSGQSSREIILAP, from the coding sequence TTGCAAAAAGACAAAAAATACAAAAAATTTGAGAAAGGATTCACATTAGTAGAAACATTAATCGCTCTCGCCATACTTGCTATTATTTCAGCAGGAATTTTTGGTATTTTTCAAGCTGTTAGCAAAAGTTCAAATATTTATGAAACAAGGACAGTTGCTACTGGATTAGCCAATGAACAAATGGAATTGATAAGAAATTTACCTTATCTTCAAGTTGGTACAACAGAAGGCTGGCCACAAGGTAATATTCCTTCAACTAGTCCTGCACGAAATATTAATAATGTTAATTATACTGTTCATACTGATGTTCAATATGTTGATGATCAATTTGATGAATTAGCTCCAAATGATCCATATAATGCTGATTATAAAAAAGCTCGCGTTTGGGTGACTTGGGACACATATCCAAGTACAAATCCAGTAACACTTGTTACAACTATTGTTCCAAAAGGACAAGAATCAATTGAAAATGGCGGAACATTATCTTTACAAGTTTTTGATAATGTTGTTGCTCCTGTTTCTCAGGTTAGCGTACATATCGAAAACAAAAGTTTAATACCAAATATCGATATTAATACTCAAACAAATAGTCAAGGCGAGCTTGTTGTTCCAGCTTTGCCCGTTGATACTGGAAATAACTACTATATTAGAGTTAGCAAAACTGGTTACACTTCTGATTATACAGTTCCAATCACACAAGAGGATCCAAGTCCAACATTGCCAAATCAATCAATTCAGCAAGGCACAATTACTGAAGTCAGCTTTACAATTGATAAAGTCAGCCGTTTGACAATCAATGCTACAGGTACGCAAGGCGGAGGAAGTTGGTGGGACGTTGGCTATCAATACCGAAAACAAATTACAGTTCACAATAATAGCGCAAATATTCTTCCAGCTCATTCAACAGTTGCCTTGAATTTAGACCATTATTCTTTAGTCCAAGCAAATAAATCATTAAGTAATGGCAATGATATCAGAATCGTATATTTTGATGGTTCAACTTGGCATGATTTAGATCGAATAAATTCAACAGATTGGAATCAGAATGGTACTGAAACAAAAATTTGGTTTGCAACTCAACAAGATATACAAGCTTCAGCATTATCTGACACTTATTTCCTATATTATGATAATAGTTCAGCTTCAAATCCGAACACAAATTTAACTTCAATCTTCACACCAGAACGTGATAGTGATACAGCAGGATTATACTATTTTGAAAATTCAGATGGTACAATAATTACGGATTCATCAGGAAATAATAACAATGGAACAGTAACAAATCCAAACTGGACAGCTGGTTTTAGCGGACATTCATTATTATACGATTTACCATCAGCATATGCCGAAGTTTCTGTTGCTGATAATTCTTCATTAGATATAGAAGGCCAATTAACTTTAGAAGCTTGGGTCAACCCAACATCAATCGCTGGAAATCAAACAATTATCGATCGTTTAAATGATTATGCCTTATGGTTAGACAATGGAATACCTTCATTTGGCGTTTTTGATCAAGTCGCTGGTTTAAAAAGCATTCAAGCAACAGATCCTGTCCCAACAGACACATGGTCATATGTCTCAGGCACTTATCTTCCAGGAAACATGAAAATTTTTGTAAACGGAGAAGAGAAAAATTCTAAAAGTGAAACAGTTACATATCTAGCAGTAAATTCATCGCCTTTGACAATAGGCAATGGCAATAACTTTGGTGAAAAATCTTCTCAATTTATCGGAAAAATTGATAGCGCTAGAATTTCCGATATTATCAGAGTTAATTTTCCATTTAGTTCTATTCCAGATACAAATTTAACTTTGGGTGAAGAAGAAAGCGTGATTGGCGCCAATCCAGTTGCTGGAATCAGCTTAAATATAGTAGGCGAAAGACCAATTGGACATGACGGAGAGGGCAATCCAATCATCAGAAATAATTTTTTAAACCAAACAACTAATGCCTCAGGTCAATTAATCCTAACTGATATTGAATGGGATAAATATACAATTACTTTAGCTAGTGATGGTTACGATTTAGCTGAAATTTCTCCTCCAAATCCAGTCAATATTACACCAAATGAAAATCAAGTTGTAACTTTAGTTTTGGTTCCTCACACTGACAACAGTTTAAAGGTTACAGTTGTTGATAGTTCTAAAGATCCAATCAATCAAGCAACAGTTCATGTAACAAATAATGGATTTGATCAAACAAAAGCTACAGGCTCTGCAGGACAAGTATTTTTTAGCGCTTTAAATCCAGGCACATATAATATAGAAGTTACTAAAGATGGTTTTGAAACAATCACTACAACACAAGACGTTTCAGGTCAATCAAGCCGTGAAATAATTTTAGCACCGTAG
- a CDS encoding helix-turn-helix domain-containing protein produces the protein MDIRESLQQFGLKLSESNLYLAGLKLGKATVNALSKEANVKRTTAYDSLEKLKKIKLTKEYKKGRSTIYEMSSPESLRDTLKMQREKLIEQEVLLTDLIPNINDFLKSETKVENIKKCDKIEDIKQILFDLFLSKDKLLIMGSDKYLSEYLDKMKFLDKFLSQRISKNNNIYIVTDAKDIVTGKYPADQSSPHYKFTPNQIDFKSLILISGNRFLQIHFNAKVTALYIEDKHFISAMRYFFQFLWNSLK, from the coding sequence ATGGACATCCGCGAATCGTTACAACAATTTGGTCTAAAACTCAGCGAGTCAAATCTTTACCTCGCTGGTTTAAAGTTGGGCAAAGCAACAGTTAATGCCCTGTCAAAAGAAGCCAATGTAAAAAGAACAACAGCTTATGACAGTTTAGAGAAGCTAAAAAAAATCAAACTTACAAAAGAGTACAAAAAGGGGAGATCTACAATCTATGAAATGAGTTCTCCTGAAAGTCTTCGCGATACATTAAAAATGCAAAGAGAAAAATTAATAGAACAAGAAGTCCTACTCACCGACCTTATTCCTAATATCAATGACTTTTTGAAATCAGAAACAAAGGTTGAAAATATTAAAAAGTGTGATAAGATTGAAGACATCAAGCAGATTTTGTTCGATCTTTTCTTATCTAAAGACAAATTGCTAATCATGGGATCCGACAAATACTTAAGCGAATATTTAGATAAAATGAAATTCCTAGATAAATTTTTAAGTCAAAGAATCTCTAAGAACAACAATATCTATATCGTTACTGATGCAAAAGACATTGTTACTGGTAAATACCCTGCTGATCAATCATCTCCTCATTACAAATTTACGCCTAATCAGATTGACTTCAAATCATTAATTTTAATTTCGGGAAATCGTTTCTTGCAAATTCATTTCAACGCAAAAGTTACAGCACTATATATAGAAGACAAACATTTTATTTCAGCAATGAGATATTTCTTTCAATTCTTGTGGAATTCATTGAAATAG
- a CDS encoding PQQ-dependent sugar dehydrogenase: MNNSLTKNWLTTAGFEIKNVATNLDLPVNIAFVEKEKRGEDKPLCYVNELYGKVKVFNDKFEIFTYAEDLLNFKQQREDIPGKGECGLTGICIEKETGDLFLSMTYIDNGKFKSRVIRTTSIDGFKMESSKIIIENIPSVHAAHQIQALNIGPDNKLYINLGDGMLDSSVAQDDNDLRGKILRLNLDGSIPSDNPNPKSPVFAKGVRNPFGGTFRKSNQSLYVSDNGPDRNDRIMRIKAGENYGWPDNIRQNIIFDWYITQAPTAMAFNQDNIFSEEYNDFLFLNLFGTSYFEGKTVKGKKMVMLEIDKENDNVLSYTDFLQYNGNGPASPCGLAFGPDGLYFTDLHGEKNEKGEPKGNIFCIKQTK; this comes from the coding sequence ATGAATAATAGTTTAACAAAAAACTGGTTAACAACAGCTGGTTTTGAGATTAAAAATGTTGCTACAAATCTTGATTTACCTGTAAATATTGCCTTTGTCGAAAAAGAAAAAAGAGGAGAAGACAAGCCATTATGCTATGTAAATGAGCTTTATGGCAAAGTAAAAGTTTTTAATGATAAATTTGAGATTTTTACTTATGCTGAAGATCTTTTGAATTTTAAACAGCAAAGAGAAGATATTCCTGGAAAAGGCGAGTGCGGATTGACTGGAATTTGTATTGAAAAGGAAACGGGCGATCTATTTTTATCAATGACTTATATTGATAATGGAAAATTTAAATCAAGAGTAATTAGAACAACAAGTATTGACGGATTTAAAATGGAAAGTTCAAAAATTATTATTGAAAATATTCCATCTGTTCATGCAGCTCATCAGATTCAAGCTTTGAATATTGGTCCTGACAATAAATTATACATTAATTTAGGCGATGGAATGTTAGACTCAAGTGTTGCTCAAGATGATAATGATTTGAGAGGAAAAATTTTGAGATTAAATCTTGATGGCTCAATTCCTTCTGATAATCCAAATCCAAAAAGTCCGGTATTTGCCAAAGGCGTCAGAAATCCTTTTGGCGGAACGTTTAGAAAAAGTAATCAATCATTATATGTATCAGATAATGGACCTGATCGAAATGATAGGATTATGAGAATAAAGGCAGGCGAAAATTATGGCTGGCCAGATAATATAAGGCAAAATATTATTTTTGATTGGTATATAACTCAAGCACCAACAGCAATGGCTTTTAATCAAGATAATATATTTTCTGAAGAATATAATGATTTTTTGTTTTTAAATCTTTTTGGAACTTCATATTTTGAAGGAAAAACTGTTAAAGGTAAGAAAATGGTAATGTTAGAAATTGATAAGGAAAATGACAATGTTTTATCATACACTGATTTCTTACAATATAATGGCAATGGTCCAGCTAGCCCTTGCGGATTGGCGTTTGGACCTGATGGATTATATTTTACTGATTTACATGGCGAAAAAAATGAAAAAGGAGAGCCAAAAGGAAATATTTTCTGTATTAAACAGACTAAATAA
- a CDS encoding phosphatase PAP2 family protein encodes MINTLIIFGAKYLFLAIIIIALGFIIFSKRERQKDLIVFFLMALPLIYVFAKIISLFYFNERPFVVGNFAPLIPHAPDNGFPSDHTLISAAIASVIIFYDKKVGIVLWILTVLVGISRVLSGVHHTIDIIASMIISLLVAWLLYTYIMPIIKKQKSYINFWK; translated from the coding sequence ATGATAAATACATTAATAATTTTTGGTGCGAAATATTTATTTTTGGCAATTATAATTATTGCATTAGGTTTTATTATATTCTCAAAGAGAGAGCGTCAAAAAGATTTAATCGTCTTTTTTTTAATGGCTTTGCCTTTGATTTATGTATTTGCCAAGATTATCAGTCTTTTTTATTTTAATGAACGTCCATTTGTAGTTGGAAATTTTGCGCCATTAATTCCGCATGCTCCAGATAACGGATTTCCATCTGATCATACCTTGATTTCAGCTGCGATTGCTTCAGTAATTATTTTTTATGATAAAAAGGTTGGGATTGTATTATGGATTCTGACTGTTCTTGTTGGAATTTCAAGAGTTCTGTCAGGAGTTCATCATACAATTGATATTATTGCCAGTATGATTATTTCTTTGCTTGTTGCTTGGCTTCTATATACATATATAATGCCGATAATTAAAAAACAAAAAAGTTATATCAATTTTTGGAAATAA
- a CDS encoding helix-turn-helix domain-containing protein → MKSLSLRQEIITYRKSGYSYGMISKKFGLSKSTLSTWLKEIPYTPNKEVIDRIGNARMQSATSKHNQMMADIQKMRKVAKDELGKLSKRDLWMLGIGLYIGEGNKAYEQIRLTNSDPKIILLALEWFRTFCNLKEENFRIRIHIYPDIVPDEALKYWSKITGLAEKNFDKIQIDRRTNKVAKKRRTLPFGTIQIVIKSNGKKEFGKSLHRRIMGWIDNSLEQINVRV, encoded by the coding sequence ATGAAGTCTCTAAGCCTTCGGCAAGAAATAATTACTTACCGAAAAAGTGGCTATTCCTACGGGATGATTAGCAAAAAATTTGGTTTATCAAAAAGTACCCTTAGTACCTGGCTTAAAGAGATTCCATATACACCTAATAAAGAAGTTATTGATAGAATTGGAAATGCTCGTATGCAATCTGCCACATCGAAGCACAATCAGATGATGGCTGATATACAAAAAATGAGAAAAGTTGCAAAGGATGAATTAGGAAAATTATCAAAAAGAGATTTATGGATGCTTGGAATCGGTCTTTACATAGGTGAAGGCAATAAAGCATATGAACAAATAAGATTAACCAATTCCGATCCAAAAATCATACTATTAGCATTAGAATGGTTTAGAACGTTTTGCAATCTTAAAGAAGAAAATTTTAGAATTAGAATACATATTTATCCAGACATAGTTCCTGATGAAGCACTTAAATATTGGTCAAAAATAACAGGTCTCGCTGAAAAAAATTTTGATAAAATTCAAATTGATAGACGTACTAATAAAGTAGCCAAAAAAAGAAGAACGCTTCCATTCGGCACAATTCAAATAGTTATAAAAAGTAATGGTAAGAAAGAATTCGGAAAAAGTCTTCATCGAAGAATCATGGGTTGGATTGATAATTCTTTAGAACAAATAAATGTGCGGGTGTAA
- a CDS encoding DUF2769 domain-containing protein, with protein sequence MIVENNKENFAKCICTGCPTYIDCMKEKNQKLFCAVGKTECNPKKQGCICGECPVASQYGLKKLYYCINGAETE encoded by the coding sequence ATGATTGTAGAGAACAATAAAGAGAATTTTGCAAAATGCATTTGCACTGGCTGTCCAACATATATTGATTGTATGAAAGAAAAAAATCAAAAATTATTCTGTGCTGTAGGCAAAACAGAATGCAATCCAAAAAAACAAGGCTGTATTTGCGGAGAATGCCCAGTTGCCAGCCAATATGGATTGAAAAAATTGTACTATTGCATTAATGGCGCTGAAACTGAGTAA
- a CDS encoding O-antigen ligase family protein, which yields MFKKIIKNSYLYLFYAFLFTIPFQKRHIFNLATAKIGDIFVEWQTITIYASDILFALCLIFWVINLILVKTKKQENHPTGDHSKGGNKTNPFIFILPIAIFFFSLISVFVNYNNYLDHNVAIFRMIKLAEFILLIIFIILNLNTKKRLISAIYVLITSGVLSSILVIIQYLKQQTLGLTILGEPLVLPVLQNVAKIVLDNGNVIMRAYGTFPHPNVLAGFLLASMVILIGLMIYQLNNYGLDKPKYRILTILLSFGLILEFIAFIFTFSRTAWIAFVIALAILVISLRKKIVIALNNIKTNSFYHPFIIIILAIIFIIVAQWPQITARAAIADQNGDKAVSNRAFYNQISFNMIKSHPFFGIGYNNFTSQMSKYTNQKIEWWQYQPAHNIYLLIFAESGIFSLLSFLGLIIVISYQLSAFAFASADKQVNSSIFNFVCFSILVAFLFIALFDHYLWTIQQGQLLFWLVLGLTATKINQQKIEK from the coding sequence ATGTTCAAAAAAATCATCAAGAATTCATATTTATACTTATTTTACGCCTTTCTATTTACAATTCCTTTTCAAAAGCGTCATATATTCAATTTAGCGACTGCAAAAATAGGTGATATCTTTGTTGAATGGCAAACAATCACTATTTATGCGTCAGATATTTTGTTTGCATTATGCTTGATTTTTTGGGTAATTAATTTAATTCTTGTCAAAACAAAAAAGCAAGAAAATCACCCTACGGGTGACCACTCGAAGGGTGGCAATAAAACAAACCCTTTCATATTCATATTGCCGATAGCAATCTTCTTTTTCAGCTTAATAAGTGTTTTTGTCAACTATAATAACTATTTAGATCACAATGTTGCGATCTTCAGAATGATCAAGCTAGCAGAATTCATTCTGCTTATTATTTTTATAATCTTAAATTTAAACACAAAAAAGAGGCTTATTTCAGCCATTTATGTTCTAATTACATCAGGTGTGTTATCTTCAATCTTAGTCATTATTCAGTATTTAAAACAACAGACTCTAGGATTAACAATATTAGGCGAGCCATTAGTATTACCAGTACTTCAAAATGTTGCCAAAATAGTCCTAGACAATGGCAATGTGATTATGCGAGCTTATGGCACTTTTCCACATCCGAATGTTCTAGCAGGCTTTTTGCTAGCAAGTATGGTAATTCTGATAGGATTAATGATTTATCAGCTCAATAATTATGGCTTAGATAAGCCAAAATATAGAATATTGACAATTTTGCTAAGTTTTGGTCTAATTTTAGAATTCATTGCTTTCATCTTTACATTTTCAAGAACAGCTTGGATTGCCTTTGTTATAGCTTTAGCAATCTTAGTTATTAGTTTAAGAAAGAAAATAGTCATTGCTCTAAATAATATCAAAACAAACAGCTTTTATCACCCATTTATCATTATAATTTTGGCAATTATATTCATCATTGTTGCGCAATGGCCACAAATTACTGCACGAGCAGCAATCGCTGATCAAAATGGCGACAAAGCTGTTTCAAATCGCGCTTTTTACAATCAGATTTCATTTAACATGATTAAGTCTCATCCATTTTTTGGAATTGGCTACAATAACTTCACTAGCCAAATGTCAAAATATACAAATCAAAAAATTGAATGGTGGCAATACCAGCCGGCACACAATATCTATTTGCTGATTTTTGCAGAATCTGGAATTTTCAGTTTGTTGTCATTTTTAGGGCTAATTATTGTTATTAGTTATCAGTTATCCGCCTTTGCTTTCGCTTCGGCGGACAAGCAAGTTAACAGTTCGATATTTAATTTTGTTTGTTTTAGTATTCTCGTTGCTTTTCTTTTTATCGCATTATTCGATCATTATTTATGGACGATTCAACAAGGTCAACTATTATTTTGGCTGGTACTTGGTTTAACAGCAACAAAAATTAATCAACAAAAAATCGAGAAATAA
- a CDS encoding type II secretion system F family protein — translation MPKFSYLARDNQGNIKRGELIAPNETSLAKVLRSKGLLLTHAESEQAKKAFFNKNISGFLGKITITDKILFTRNMQVMIKAGLPISKALEILVKQTSKKNFKAIISDISNNVQKGRSFADSLALYPKVFPPLYVNMIKVGEIGGELEKVLDQLATQMKKDSDLLSNIKSAMIYPVIILTLMIAVIIIMIIFVLPELANVFRDIQADLPLTTRMIIGFSDFISKYGIYVAIGIVALGFTIYIILRTKEGHRNFHKLILIIPVLGPNVKKVNLARFARTTSTLLTSGVPIINTLNITGEVLGNAMYKEAVLAAGSEVKKGLRLVEVLDQNKKLFPPLITQMVAVGEETGNLDNILKDVADFYETDVTRTTENLSSIIEPILMITLGIGVAVMAVAIVSPIYSMMEKI, via the coding sequence ATGCCAAAGTTTAGCTATCTAGCCAGAGATAATCAAGGTAATATTAAAAGAGGCGAATTAATTGCGCCTAATGAAACATCCTTAGCAAAAGTTTTAAGAAGCAAAGGTCTTCTTTTAACGCACGCCGAAAGCGAACAAGCAAAAAAAGCCTTTTTTAATAAGAATATTTCAGGTTTTCTTGGAAAAATTACTATAACCGACAAAATTCTTTTCACTAGAAACATGCAAGTCATGATTAAGGCTGGCTTGCCAATTTCTAAAGCACTAGAAATTCTTGTGAAACAGACATCCAAAAAAAATTTTAAAGCAATAATTTCTGATATCTCAAATAATGTTCAAAAAGGTCGAAGTTTTGCAGATAGTTTAGCTCTTTATCCAAAAGTTTTTCCGCCATTATATGTTAATATGATTAAAGTTGGAGAAATTGGTGGAGAATTGGAAAAAGTATTAGACCAGCTTGCAACACAAATGAAAAAAGACAGCGATCTTTTATCTAACATAAAATCAGCAATGATCTATCCAGTAATTATCTTAACTTTAATGATTGCAGTAATTATTATCATGATTATCTTTGTATTGCCTGAACTTGCTAATGTTTTTCGAGATATCCAAGCTGATTTACCTCTTACAACAAGAATGATTATTGGCTTCTCTGATTTTATCAGTAAATATGGAATTTATGTCGCTATCGGCATTGTCGCTTTAGGTTTTACAATCTATATAATTCTAAGAACAAAAGAAGGACACAGAAATTTTCACAAATTAATATTGATTATTCCAGTTTTGGGACCAAACGTAAAAAAAGTTAATCTTGCTCGTTTTGCTAGAACTACTAGTACGTTGTTAACAAGTGGTGTTCCAATTATTAACACTTTAAATATTACTGGTGAAGTCTTAGGTAATGCTATGTATAAAGAAGCCGTACTTGCTGCTGGTTCTGAAGTTAAAAAAGGTTTGCGTTTAGTTGAAGTTTTAGACCAAAATAAAAAATTATTTCCTCCTCTTATTACACAAATGGTTGCTGTTGGCGAGGAAACAGGCAATTTAGACAATATTTTAAAAGACGTTGCTGATTTCTACGAAACTGATGTTACTCGCACTACAGAAAATTTATCTTCAATTATCGAACCTATTTTAATGATAACTTTAGGAATCGGTGTCGCTGTCATGGCTGTTGCTATAGTTTCACCAATTTACTCGATGATGGAAAAGATCTAA
- a CDS encoding GspE/PulE family protein → MNLTKEQLVHILVETKMIEETKLDELIATAKKENQKIENVLISSGIINETLLSQKYAESIGVPYVDLTKISVRKDLLFQIPERIAIANNVVIFDESEEGIKIAMTDPEDLQTIEFIKKQIPGKRLQVYLATKQGMLSVLKQYKKGLQAEFNEIIDQSLAATKTSEKDLKKMAANLPIVRIVDTLLEHAVLQNASDIHIEPLEKKAIVRYRIDGILHDVIVLPKEIMPGIVARIKILANLKIDEHRLPQDGRFKVEKEGYKFSFRVSILPVFDGEKIVMRLLSESTEVLTLEQLGLQHDALKKVKLNIQKPYGMVLITGPTGSGKTTTLYAIMGILNTPEVNISTIEDPIEYRMPRISQSQVKPKIGFTFANGLRALLRQDPDIIMVGEIRDTETAGMAINSALTGHLVLSTLHTNDASSAPTRLIDMGAKPFLVTSTLNVVIAQRLVRKICTNCIEKYKLDKSIIKVLDKEFGIDHLMEALLKSKITTKPKPIEEIEFSRGKGCDQCNQEGYKGRIGIYEVFETSPKINELILADAETSKISKQAQDEGMLTMAQDGFVKAVTGITSIDEILKVTKD, encoded by the coding sequence ATGAATTTAACAAAAGAACAGCTTGTCCATATTCTAGTTGAGACTAAGATGATTGAGGAAACAAAGTTAGACGAGCTGATTGCAACAGCAAAAAAAGAAAATCAAAAAATTGAAAACGTTTTAATTTCATCTGGAATTATCAATGAAACTCTTTTATCGCAAAAATATGCTGAAAGTATCGGTGTGCCTTATGTAGATTTAACAAAGATTTCAGTTAGAAAAGATTTATTATTCCAAATTCCAGAAAGAATTGCTATCGCGAATAATGTTGTTATTTTTGATGAGTCAGAAGAAGGCATAAAAATCGCCATGACAGATCCAGAAGACTTGCAAACTATTGAATTTATCAAAAAACAAATTCCTGGAAAAAGACTTCAAGTTTATCTTGCTACAAAACAAGGAATGCTTTCAGTTTTAAAACAATACAAAAAAGGTTTACAAGCTGAATTTAATGAAATAATTGATCAAAGTTTAGCAGCAACAAAAACTTCAGAAAAAGATTTAAAAAAAATGGCTGCCAATCTTCCAATCGTTAGAATTGTTGATACTTTGTTAGAACATGCTGTTTTACAAAATGCCAGCGATATACATATTGAGCCATTAGAAAAAAAGGCAATAGTTCGTTATCGAATTGATGGCATTCTTCATGATGTTATCGTCTTGCCAAAAGAAATCATGCCAGGCATTGTTGCTAGAATAAAAATATTAGCTAATTTAAAAATTGATGAACATCGTCTTCCTCAAGATGGACGTTTCAAAGTAGAAAAAGAAGGCTACAAATTTTCTTTTCGTGTTTCTATCTTGCCAGTCTTTGATGGTGAAAAAATAGTCATGCGTTTATTATCAGAATCTACTGAAGTTTTAACATTAGAACAACTTGGCTTGCAACACGATGCCTTAAAAAAAGTAAAACTCAACATTCAAAAACCATATGGAATGGTTTTGATCACAGGTCCAACAGGTTCAGGAAAGACTACTACTCTTTACGCCATTATGGGAATTTTAAATACTCCAGAAGTAAATATTTCAACAATCGAAGATCCAATTGAATATCGAATGCCAAGAATTAGTCAAAGCCAAGTCAAACCAAAAATTGGCTTCACTTTTGCCAATGGACTTCGCGCTCTTCTTCGTCAAGATCCAGATATTATTATGGTTGGAGAAATCAGAGATACTGAAACAGCAGGAATGGCAATCAATTCTGCTTTAACTGGTCATCTTGTATTATCAACACTTCACACTAACGATGCCTCAAGTGCTCCAACTAGACTTATTGATATGGGTGCAAAACCATTTTTAGTTACTTCAACTTTGAATGTCGTCATTGCCCAACGTTTAGTCAGAAAAATTTGCACTAATTGTATTGAAAAATACAAACTAGACAAATCAATTATCAAGGTTTTAGATAAAGAATTTGGAATTGACCATCTAATGGAAGCACTACTAAAAAGCAAAATTACCACAAAACCAAAACCAATTGAAGAAATAGAATTTTCCAGAGGCAAAGGCTGTGATCAATGCAATCAAGAAGGCTACAAAGGCAGAATCGGAATTTACGAAGTCTTCGAAACTTCTCCAAAGATCAATGAACTCATTTTAGCAGATGCTGAAACCTCCAAAATAAGCAAACAAGCTCAAGATGAGGGAATGTTGACAATGGCTCAAGACGGTTTTGTCAAAGCAGTTACTGGGATCACTTCAATTGATGAAATACTCAAGGTTACTAAGGATTAA